Sequence from the candidate division KSB1 bacterium genome:
GCCCATTTTGTAGCGTTCGCGGGCGACTTTCTCGATGTACGCCGAGTCGGTCTGCAACAAATGAATCTCGCGGCGCAGACTGTCTTGCTGTACTTGCAAGCGCATCACTTCGCGGTCGAGCGCCACCTGGCGTTGTTTCAACCGCCAAAGCTGAATCAATCCATAGCTGC
This genomic interval carries:
- a CDS encoding septum formation initiator family protein, with translation MFRKSSSRRQSYSIQKSRTGVRLMMWAALGVLLYAAYSYFGGSYGLIQLWRLKQRQVALDREVMRLQVQQDSLRREIHLLQTDSAYIEKVARERYKMGRPGEKIYKIVKPEKP